From the genome of Mucispirillum schaedleri ASF457:
TATTAAAAAATACATCCTTGTATTTTTTAAAACACGCTCTGCCGAAACAAGTTCGGCTATCGCTCACTAAAGACGGCTCGTCCTGAGCCTGCTTCCCTGTCATACTGAGCCTGCAAGGCGAAGTATCTAAAAAGCTGGATAGTTTAAATATATTATGCACTGCTTAAATATATATAATTTAGATTTTTCACCTGTAAAATTGGGCTCAAAATGAACTTAATAAGTTTATATTAAAAAATTCATCCGTGAATTTTTTGAAACACACTCTGCCGAAGCAGGTTAGGCTATCGCTTACTAAAGATGGCTCGTCCTGAGCCTATGAACTTACACAAAAAAATATACAAAGTAAAATTTACCTGCTTTTTTAGGGTATTATTTTATTTGTATGTAAAATTTCTTATTAACAATCTTATAAATATATGTTAAAATAGACATATGAAAAAAATATTTATTAGCGAAGTAATTAAGTATGCATTGATTATCAGCATAAGTGTTATTGCATTAGTATGGGCGTCTCTTTCTCGTTTAACTATGGCGACCCTTGAACGCACACTTGAGAGTTATCTTCAAAGCAGTATAAATATTATTGATTATGATAAATCTCAGCATAATATGATGTTAAATGAATATAAATCATCTACATTAGTAACAGCGTCAGATATTGCTCTTTTAATAAAAGCTGATAACTCTTATTTAACAAATCAAGCCAAACTTAATGAACTCCGCAGAACATTAAAATTAGATGAAATCTTGGTTACTGATGTTAATATGCAGATAGTGGCATTATCATCTTCTAATGCAGCTATACAGTCAAGCTGTGTCCATTTTAATGATTTTGTTTCAGGGATACATCAAAATAATTTTCAAAAATATACAGAGCCTTCTTTTTGCGATAGATATAAAGAGTTTATGCAATATACAGGTGTTTCAAGACTTGATAAAAATGGTATTATAATAACAGGAAGAAAAAGTTCTAATATAAGCAGTATTAATAAATCATCTATAATGGATAATTTATCATCTATATATTCTATATATAAAAATGGTTTTATTGTGGTTATAGATAAAAATTTGCATACAATTATCAGTTATAAGGATAATAAATTTTTAGGAATAAATATTGCTGATTTAGGTTTAAATATTGACGCTCTGCGTTCATCAATGGATGTATCAAAAGTAATGCTTGAAGGATATGATGCTTTTGCACTGTTAAGAGACAGTGGTGATTATTCATTTATCGCTGTTGCATTTAAAAAAGATGTATATTCTAGTGTATATGTATATTTATTTATAATTATTATATCTATTGCTTTAATGGTAATTTTTATGCAGTTATTTATGCTGCAGGTTGTAAATCAGCATATTATCAGTGGAATATCATATATTATATGCTGCTTAGACTCCATAACAAAAGATAATCTTGATACTAAGGTTGAATTGAATACATGTGATGAGTTTTCAATTCTTTCAGACAGTATTAATTCTATGGTAAGTCGTTTACGCAATCTTCTTTTATCTGAAAAACAGCTTGTGCAGGAAAAAGCATATCTTGCTGCTGTAAAAGGTGATTTTTTAGCTATGATGAGCCATGAAATAAGGACACCTTTAAATGTTATTATTGGTATGGCACAGATTGGTATGCGTTCTAATTTTGATGATAATAAAAAAAGAGATACTTTTGCTGATATTAATATGGCATCTACTCACTTATTAGGGCTTTTAAATGACATATTAGATATATCAAAAATTGATGCTGGAAAATTAGTATTGTCAAATTATCCATTTTCCATAGAAGAAGATATTACTTATTTGCAGCTTTTAATATCAGCAAAAGCTCGTGAGCAGGAATTATCACTGCTTGTAGAAACAGATGGTATTGAAAATGTTATTGTTAATGGCGATAAATTAAGGCTTAATCAAGTATTACTAAATCTGTTATCTAATGCTATGAAGTTTACAGAAAAAAACAAACAGATTACATTATCAGTAAAAGTGCTTAATAAAACAGATGAAAATATTTCTATTCGCTTTATGGTAGTAGATGAAGGGATAGGAATGAGCAGGGAAAAACTTGATAAAATATTTAATCCTTTTGAGCAGGCAGATACAAGTATTACAAGAAGTTTTGGTGGAACTGGTTTAGGGCTTAGTATTTCTAAAAGTATAGTAGAATTAATGGGTGGAAAAATTAATGTAGAAAGTAAACTTGGTCAGGGCAGCCGTTTTTGGTTTGATGTTACTTTTGATTATGGTGTATTAGATAATGCAGACAGCAGTGAAACTTCTTTATTAGAAGAAGGCTCGCTTTCTCAATACAGAGCGTTAATAGTTGATGATGCATTACTAAATAGAAAAATACTTTATACATTTTTAGAAAAAACAGGTATAAAAATGGAGGAAGCTGCAAGTGGTGAAGAAGCTATTGAAAAATATATGGATTCACCAGTGGGCTTCTATAA
Proteins encoded in this window:
- a CDS encoding ATP-binding protein, with translation MKKIFISEVIKYALIISISVIALVWASLSRLTMATLERTLESYLQSSINIIDYDKSQHNMMLNEYKSSTLVTASDIALLIKADNSYLTNQAKLNELRRTLKLDEILVTDVNMQIVALSSSNAAIQSSCVHFNDFVSGIHQNNFQKYTEPSFCDRYKEFMQYTGVSRLDKNGIIITGRKSSNISSINKSSIMDNLSSIYSIYKNGFIVVIDKNLHTIISYKDNKFLGINIADLGLNIDALRSSMDVSKVMLEGYDAFALLRDSGDYSFIAVAFKKDVYSSVYVYLFIIIISIALMVIFMQLFMLQVVNQHIISGISYIICCLDSITKDNLDTKVELNTCDEFSILSDSINSMVSRLRNLLLSEKQLVQEKAYLAAVKGDFLAMMSHEIRTPLNVIIGMAQIGMRSNFDDNKKRDTFADINMASTHLLGLLNDILDISKIDAGKLVLSNYPFSIEEDITYLQLLISAKAREQELSLLVETDGIENVIVNGDKLRLNQVLLNLLSNAMKFTEKNKQITLSVKVLNKTDENISIRFMVVDEGIGMSREKLDKIFNPFEQADTSITRSFGGTGLGLSISKSIVELMGGKINVESKLGQGSRFWFDVTFDYGVLDNADSSETSLLEEGSLSQYRALIVDDALLNRKILYTFLEKTGIKMEEAASGEEAIEKYMDSPVGFYNIIFMDIHMPNMNGYETAEKIRRSNKMDALTVPIIAVTADAFKETEERVLLCGMNGFIFKPLNFAKLSDVVKKVLGNQLNTNERIMVWNKINNLD